From the Leguminivora glycinivorella isolate SPB_JAAS2020 chromosome 15, LegGlyc_1.1, whole genome shotgun sequence genome, one window contains:
- the LOC125234020 gene encoding uncharacterized protein LOC125234020, with the protein MLFHLLWGKLDKATREAFLLEFNSNEIPKFELLQEFVEKQVRALEVTEVKPVTSAIKGKGKVTLVATQQNICVFCTELHNLENCKKFKVLDTSERFKVVKNKGLCVCCFSKTHKVKQCRSDCRCSICGCSHNTLLHFGKREPASPEAEPAPQPTVSGLNSKVTLTSVQSNGLVLFATARVAVRDSSGNYQIARALLDGASGVNFISHDCARRLGLQVDDTSEPITGIGLSEVAPKGMLSCSVKPIGSEMVNFDFQASVLPVICSEQPYYRVNTSEWHHIQGLPLADPDFAKPGPIDLLLNAEIFASSILSGKKEGRKGQSKALETVFGWVLMGDCYASRTQSFTNCRKDCFFVSNASQSNLSLSLDDSLKRFWELENICGPSKPILSKEDQLCEDNFRANYCRTSEGRFEVPLPFVDPSNKPTFSHTREIAMRRFFSLERKLTKHADFRKAYASFMEEYEVSGHMEQVAPPVSSVGNFNYIPHHGILRPESVSTPLRAVFDASCRDSNGISLNDTLLAGPKLQTNIFDVLTRFRWHKIVFTGDIKAMYRQILVPNEDAEYQRILWRPSTDGPVKDYRLRTVTYGVKSAPYQALRTIAQIAEETADSYPEGSQVLGRDIYVDDVVTGADSIEQALKIRSDLSEILSSGGFHLRKWTSNHKGFIVDLPSSELYSSDFKHFDELSDLSLKILGLLWRPQTDSFQFEVATPRDQKCTKRTILSNIARIYDPLGFLCPVTFHAKYLMQVLWSSGVQWDDDVPEAITSEWMKFTDQLPSLKSVVIPRRIIHSFVSLQLHGFCDASERGYAAVVFCRVDDTQGSTFVELCCAKSKVAPLRKLSIPRLELQAAVLLADLMQSTQEALKPLYVVQEIFAWSDSTVTLAWIKSCPSRWKTFVANRVSHIQDLVAPDRWRHVSTHHNPADAGSRGLLPEDLVECDIWWKGPSWLVKEEKDWPCSPLHDPSNDCIVEEQRICSLLVTADPNLIDEVLSRFSSLFTLKRVLAYCFRFLRSAKDGKVVGSLQSAETTAALMFLVKHVQLTSFSVEINQLREDRLNALPKGLRKLSLFIDSQGIVRVGGRLANSPIKFSVKHPILLPRSHRLTLLIIDEYHKRFLHPGAQTLQNLLAQTFWILSPKRAIQAVIGGCVKCFRANPSAASPPLMGNLPTFRVSQIKPFSSVAIDYGGPFDIAFGRGRGAKTYKGYICVFVCTSTKAIHIELASELSTEAFLCVLKRFVARRGRCSNIVSDQGRNFVGASNYLGSLMKGAADAQEIKFSFNPPGTPHFNGLAEAGIRSVKTHLARVVGNQRLTFEEFYTILTQIESMLNSRPLTPLSSDPSDLSALTPGHFLTLEPLSIVPEENLVDQKVSVCNRWKMIQKMHQDFWRRWHAEYVHTLQQRTKWNKVNTNIVVGSLVLLINEQTSPLKWPLGRIVALHPGVDGVCRVVTIQTATGQYRRPVVKLCPLPLSN; encoded by the coding sequence ATGTTATTTCATCTGTTGTGGGGAAAATTGGACAAGGCGACTCGGGAGGCCTTCCTCCTCGAGTTCAATTCCAATGAAATTCCAAAGTTTGAATTGCTACAAGAGTTTGTTGAAAAACAAGTCCGCGCTCTGGAAGTAACGGAGGTTAAGCCCGTAACAAGTGCCATTAAAGGTAAAGGCAAGGTAACACTAGTTGCCACACAACAAAATATATGTGTTTTCTGTACTGAACTGCATAACttagaaaattgtaaaaaatttaaagttttagaCACTTCGGAGCGGTTCAAGGTGGTGAAAAACAAGGGCTTGTGTGTTTGTTGTTTCTCCAAAACTCATAAAGTTAAACAATGTCGATCGGATTGTCGGTGCAGTATATGCGGTTGTTCCCACAACACTTTATTACACTTTGGAAAAAGGGAACCGGCTTCGCCAGAGGCTGAACCAGCACCTCAGCCAACGGTGAGCGGTTTAAATAGCAAAGTGACTTTGACGTCGGTCCAAAGTAATGGATTAGTTTTATTTGCTACTGCTCGGGTAGCTGTTCGGGATAGTTCAGGTAATTATCAAATAGCTCGTGCTCTTTTGGACGGTGCTAGTGGTGTCAATTTTATTTCCCATGACTGTGCTCGAAGATTAGGTTTACAGGTAGATGATACTAGTGAGCCAATTACTGGAATTGGACTATCTGAAGTTGCACCTAAGGGTATGTTATCATGCTCTGTTAAACCTATTGGATCAGAAAtggttaattttgacttccaagCGTCAGTGCTTCCAGTTATCTGTTCGGAGCAACCATACTATAGAGTCAATACATCGGAATGGCATCACATTCAAGGTCTACCTCTCGCTGACCCTGACTTTGCGAAGCCGGGCCCAATAGATTTACTCTTAAATGCAGAGATCTTTGCATCTTCCATTTTAAGTGGTAAAAAGGAGGGCCGGAAGGGGCAGTCAAAGGCTTTGGAGACTGTTTTCGGATGGGTTCTGATGGGTGACTGTTATGCCTCTCGTACACAATCTTTCACTAATTGTCGGAAAGATTGTTTTTTCGTGTCGAATGCTTCACAATCAAACTTGTCGCTGTCGTTGGATGATTCTCTTAAAAGGTTCTgggaactagaaaatatttgtggtccgaGTAAACCTATCTTGTCGAAAGAGGATCAACTATGTGAAGATAACTTCCGTGCAAATTATTGTCGCACGAGTGAAGGCCGGTTCGAGGTACCTCTACCTTTCGTCGATCCTTCGAACAAGCCTACCTTTTCGCACACTCGTGAAATTGCAATGCGGAGATTTTTTTCGTTGGAACGCAAGCTTACAAAGCATGCGGATTTTCGTAAAGCTTATGCCtcctttatggaagagtatgagGTCAGTGGTCATATGGAGCAGGTTGCGCCGCCTGTCTCTAGTGTCGGGAATTTTAATTACATCCCACATCATGGTATTTTGCGCCCCGAATCTGTCAGTACACCTCTGAGAGCCGTTTTTGACGCAAGTTGTCGTGACAGCAATGGGATTTCGCTTAATGATACACTACTAGCTGGACCTAAGttacaaactaatatttttgatgtccTTACTAGGTTTCGATGGCATAAAATAGTCTTTACGGGTGACATAAAGGCCATGTATCGTCAAATCCTCGTGCCAAACGAGGACGCTGAGTATCAGCGGATATTGTGGCGACCTTCGACTGACGGCCCAGTTAAAGACTATCGTTTGCGGACGGTAACTTATGGTGTGAAATCGGCTCCGTATCAAGCTTTGCGCACAATAGCACAGATAGCGGAGGAGACTGCTGACTCCTATCCTGAAGGGTCACAAGTGCTTGGGAGAGACATTTATGTTGATGATGTCGTGACAGGCGCTGACTCTATTGAGCAAGCTTTAAAAATTAGATCAGATTTATCTGAAATTTTGTCGTCGGGTGGGTTCCATTTGAGAAAATGGACCTCCAACCATAAAGGTTTTATCGTTGACCTTCCATCTTCTGAGTTGTATTCGagtgattttaaacattttgatgAACTTTCGGATTTGTCCCTTAAAATATTGGGATTGTTATGGCGTCCACAAACAGATTCGTTCCAATTTGAGGTTGCAACACCACGTGATCAGAAATGTACTAAACGTACTATCTTATCGAATATAGCGCGCATATATGACCCGCTAGGATTCTTATGTCCTGTCACGTTTCACGCTAAATATTTAATGCAGGTCTTGTGGTCATCTGGGGTGCAATGGGACGATGATGTTCCAGAAGCAATCACATCAGAATGGATGAAATTTACCGATCAACTTCCGTCGTTGAAATCTGTCGTTATTCCCCGTCGCATCATCCATTCGTTTGTTTCATTACAATTGCATGGATTTTGTGATGCGTCGGAGCGTGGTTACGCTGCTGTCGTCTTCTGTCGTGTCGATGACACACAAGGCTCTACTTTTGTAGAGCTTTGCTGTGCCAAAAGTAAGGTTGCGCCTCTGCGTAAATTATCAATTCCTCGATTGGAACTGCAGGCTGCCGTGTTGTTGGCAGACCTGATGCAGTCAACACAAGAGGCATTAAAACCTCTCTATGTTGTTCAGGAAATATTTGCATGGTCAGACTCGACCGTAACGTTAGCTTGGATCAAGTCGTGCCCTTCACGCTGGAAAACATTTGTTGCAAATCGTGTGAGCCATATCCAGGATCTTGTTGCTCCTGATCGCTGGCGTCACGTCAGTACACACCACAATCCTGCTGATGCAGGATCCAGGGGGTTACTGCCTGAAGATTTGGTAGAGTGTGATATTTGGTGGAAGGGTCCGTCGTGGTTGGTAAAGGAAGAGAAGGATTGGCCTTGCTCACCTTTGCACGATCCAAGCAATGACTGTATTGTAGAGGAACAACGTATTTGTAGCTTACTCGTGACGGCCGATCCTAACTTAATTGATGAAGTCCTTAGCAGGTTCTCCTCGCTTTTCACATTAAAGCGTGTGTTAGCCTACTGTTTCCGTTTTTTACGGTCAGCTAAGGATGGAAAAGTTGTCGGATCTCTACAGTCAGCTGAAACCACTGCAGCTCTCATGTTTTTAGTAAAACATGTGCAGCTCACTTCGTTCAGTGTAGAGATCAATCAATTAAGGGAGGATCGTTTGAACGCATTGCCAAAGGGTTTGCGCAAGCTTTCATTATTCATTGACAGTCAGGGTATTGTCAGGGTGGGCGGTCGCTTGGCAAATTCTCCTATTAAATTTTCTGTCAAACATCCCATTTTATTGCCTCGCTCCCACCGACTCACTCTTTTAATAATTGACGAATATCATAAAAGATTTTTACATCCAGGTGCCCAAACTTTACAAAATTTACTTGCGCAAACGTTTTGGATTTTGTCGCCAAAACGAGCAATTCAGGCAGTGATTGGAGGCTGCGTGAAATGCTTTCGTGCCAATCCCTCTGCGGCATCTCCGCCGCTTATGGGAAATTTGCCTACCTTTCGCGTCTCGCAAATTAAACCTTTTTCGAGTGTCGCCATTGATTATGGAGGACCATTTGATATCGCTTTCGGTCGTGGCCGTGGTGCGAAAACGTACAAAGGTTACATCTGTGTTTTTGTATGTACTAGTACCAAAGCCATTCACATAGAGCTTGCTTCAGAGTTGTCGACAGAAGCTTTCCTCTGTGTTCTTAAACGGTTTGTCGCTCGTCGTGGTCGATGCAGTAACATTGTCTCTGACCAGGGTAGGAATTTTGTGGGCGCTAGTAACTATCTTGGTTCACTCATGAAAGGTGCTGCTGATGCCCAAGAAATTAAATTCTCGTTTAACCCTCCGGGTACGCCTCATTTTAACGGATTAGCTGAAGCCGGGATACGCTCGGTTAAGACTCACCTCGCACGGGTTGTAGGTAATCAAAGGTTAACCTTCGAGGAATTTTATACAATTCTGACTCAGATTGAGTCTATGCTCAACTCTCGTCCATTGACACCTCTTAGCTCGGATCCTAGTGATCTCTCAGCCTTAACTCCAGGCCATTTTTTAACTCTGGAACCGTTGTCGATTGTCCCAGaggaaaatcttgtagatcaaaAAGTAAGTGTCTGTAATCGTTGGAAAATGATACAGAAAATGCATCAAGACTTCTGGCGTAGATGGCACGCTGAGTACGTCCATACTCTACAACAGAGGACTAAATGGaataaagtaaatacaaacatTGTCGTGGGTTCCTTGGTCTTGTTGATCAACGAACAGACAAGCCCTTTAAAATGGCCTCTTGGGCGCATCGTTGCTCTACATCCCGGAGTTGACGGTGTCTGTAGAGTGGTCACAATTCAAACTGCTACTGGTCAGTACAGAAGACCAGTTGTGAAGCTGTGTCCTTTACCACTTTCAAATTAA
- the LOC125233904 gene encoding protein prenyltransferase alpha subunit repeat-containing protein 1, which translates to MDEDKFALVEKILKDVDNILSKNADLCSFDIVPVDCNFQNKSPVLLLENCLGLESWCMKHVYMYCYSELMDKYFVKPKRKVAKSSVNSERLEKLLNVTLLLNPELSTFWNKRKELVLRLLLDKTAELRFTKLVLSRKPKCNDAFSHRRWLLEAILKDECLQTNDIELLINEELHICQLSSDRSPNNYHSWNHRTWLLQTLKLVERKIDLNFLYVKEYNFSEGWVSKHISDFSCFHYRQFCIKNIFAIPNDHWKSFEAAIDVNLRKSFVRVLATHFPEDATMQASERDLLSYSEDSLIKLLLCYSSKSCDCIADNALLCRKLEILFHELVLNNELVRFYKGHETLWYHRRFIIHEILSSMHDHFGVVRLNGVLVKDVCRNCNHDELRQKQAKIVRYDSNRIYSCVLFNVLSKHEHEFIEERQKESDNYAGRHEKYLKFVEGLNNVM; encoded by the exons ATGGACGAAGATAAATTCGCtttagtagaaaaaatactcAAAGATGTCGATAACATCCTGTCGAAGAACGCTGACTT GTGCTCGTTCGACATCGTGCCCGTGGACTgcaattttcaaaataaatcacCAGTTTTGCTTTTGGAAAACTGTCTGGGTTTGGAATCCTGGTGCATGAAGCATGTTTACATGTACTGTTACTCGGAATTAATGGATAAGTACTTTGTAAAGCCAAAACGAAAAGTTGCCAAATCATCCGTCAACTCTGAGCGGTTAGAGAAGCTGCTTAATGTGACGCTACTTTTAAATCCAGAACTGAGTACCTTCTGGAACAAGCGGAAGGAACTTGTACTGAGGTTACTGCTGGATAAGACTGCTGAGCTGCGATTTACTAAATTAGTTCTGTCAAGGAAGCCAAAGTGTAATGATGCATTTTCTCATCGGAGATGGTTATTGGAAGCTATTTTAAAAG ATGAATGTCTGCAAACAAATGACATTGAGTTGTTAATCAATGAAGAACTCCACATTTGCCAGTTATCTTCAGACAGGAGTCCAAACAACTACCACAGCTGGAATCATCGGACCTGGCTACTCCAAACGCTTAAACTAGTTGAGAGAAAAATTGATCTTAATTTTCTGTATGTCAAAGAATACAATTTCTCTGAAGGATGGGTGTCAAAACACATTTCCGATTTCAGTTGCTTCCATTACAGACAATTCTGCATTAAGAATATTTTTGCTATACCAAATGATCATTGGAAGTCATTTGAGGCTGCTATAGACGTGAATCTTCGTAAAAGTTTTGTTAGAGTATTAGCAACGCATTTTCCTGAAGATGCAACCATGCAAGCTTCTGAAAGGGATTTACTTTCATACTCCGAAGACAGTCTTATTAAGTTACTTTTATGTTATTCTTCGAAGAGTTGCGATTGCATTGCAGATAATGCTCTTTTGTGTCGAAAGTTGGAGATTTTGTTCCATGAACTTGTTTTGAATAATGAGTTAGTGAGATTTTATAAAGGTCATGAGACGCTTTGGTATCATCGGAGATTTATAATACACGAAATATTGTCTTCCATGCATGATCATTTTGGGGTGGTTAGATTAAATGGGGTATTAGTGAAGGATGTATGTAGAAATTGTAATCATGACGAATTAAGGCAGAAACAGGCAAAAATTGTGAGGTATGACAGTAATCGCATATATTCTTGTGTGCTGTTTAATGTATTATCAAAGCATGAGCACGAATTTATTGAAGAGAGACAAAAGGAATCTGACAATTATGCTGGTAGACATGAGAAGTATTTAAAGTTTGTTGAAGGTCTCAATAATGTTATGTAG